The stretch of DNA GGAGGATCACTTTCATAATACTCTGAGTCCTCACAAGAAACGTACAGAAATGAGAGAACAACAACAGTAGCACAAAGACATCTACAAAGATAGTTGATTATACGCATCTCTACCTCCCGGTTGAAAACTATAAGTACACATAATTACTTGTCAACCATATAGCAAACCGATCTAAAGAAATTACTCCGTTCCGAATGGACTCTGTCCCTGTTGTACCACTATCGCCCAAGCGGACTGACTCCGGGGTTTCATCTCCGTAAGCGTTTTAGTTCATCATTGTCATCGACGATGCGAAGCATCGGTGCCTGTTCCCTTACAACACCCGTCATTGCGAGGAGCAAGTGACGAAGCAATCTCAGCAGTTCAACGGTATTAACGATAATAACGCAATTAACGATATTAGCGAACCAAACGTGGGGGAAGCCAACCTCCGTCCCCAGTGTCCTTCAGATACACTACATTAGATAAGTCACAAACCTGACATGAACCGAATCATTTCGTCGTTGATATTGGTATTATTAATCCATACTTCAGCAATAAGGCGCCCGTACACGTCTCTTCCCTTGACCTCACAGTTGATCGGTTTTCCTCCGATCAGCCGGTTTAGTTCCTCGCGTGCTTTGGCCGCATTTGGAGTACCTGTCATTGGTGCGTCAACACAAGTAAGTCTTATCGTCTCGCCGGATTTTAATGTGAACGTATCTACGTCTATTACGGTATCTACGATTCCCGTCTTCATACATTACCTCCCTATACAATGATCAAATGTATAGTATAGACTTTACGCGAAAATATAACCCAAATTGCACGACATGTCAACCTTGTATTTTTTTTTGATTGTTAACAGGAATAATTCAGCCGGCCTGGCTCGCTAGGAAACTGACTCCGTGACGCTCGACGTCCCACTGTCATTGCGAACCCGTCTTGTGGGTGAAGCAATCTCCGCTTCATCTTTCTGTCATTGCGAGGCTGGCGTACCCAGCCGAAGCAATCTCAGTTTGATCCTGGTATTTGGGTTCGTAACGGAAGTAACGAGAATAACGGGACTAACGAACTTAACGAAAAGCGGTCTAAGCGTTGCTATGCCAAAAATTCAACCTCCGTCCCCCGAGCGCGTAACGGAAGTAACGAGACTAACGAAAGTAACGGCATTAACGAGACTTCCGTCCCCAATATCAAAAGGATTATTTTGTGCGTTCCGATGGATCCTTTCTGCCGTCGTCATAAAGCCCGATCAATGCGGTTACATAACCTTTCTTATCTGCAGTAATTTCTATTCTGAAATAATCCATCCCTTCGACGGCAAAGAGATTATTCTTCAATGGCAATAACCTGTATTTAGGTCCGGTGCGCT from candidate division WOR-3 bacterium encodes:
- a CDS encoding thermonuclease family protein; this encodes MKTGIVDTVIDVDTFTLKSGETIRLTCVDAPMTGTPNAAKAREELNRLIGGKPINCEVKGRDVYGRLIAEVWINNTNINDEMIRFMSGL